The DNA window CCCGGGGTGGCGGTCACGGTCGGGGTCGGGGTGGGCGCCGGGCCGGCCGGTTCGTGGTCCGAACCGGCCGCCGCGTACGCCGCCGCCCCGACCAGCAGCAGAGCGATCACCCCGATCTTGGTGACCACCCCGCGGATCGCCGTCCAGGCGGTGCGCCGGGCGCCCGGGACGCTGGTCCGGATCGTCTGATAGTCCTTCCAACCCCGCTGCGCGCGGGCGTACGACGCGCCGACACCGGCGCCGACGACCAGGCCCACCAGGAGGAGGGCCGCGATGACAGCTTGCTCCACCCACGCCAGTATCCATACTCAGCGTAATATTTCCATGGCCCGATGGTCCCACGCCGGATATCCGACAGTTCCCGGCCCGGCACGACGGCGCAGGTCAGGGGCCGCCGGGCCGGTCAGCCGCCGCGGCCGATGATGGTGTCGGCGGTCTGCTGGACCTGGTCGATCGGGATGGCGAACCCGATGCCGATCGAGCCGTTGCCGTCGATGGTGGCGATCGCCGTGTTCACCCCGACCACCTCGCCGCGCGCGTTGACCAGCGGCCCACCGGAGTTGCCCGGGTTGATGGAGGCGTCGGTCTGCACGGCGGTGTGCCGGCCGTTGCCGATGCGGACCTGCCGGTTGAGCGCGCTGACGATACCGGCGGTGACGGTGCCGGCCAGGCCCAGCGGTGAGCCCACGGCGAGCACCGGCTCCCCCACCCGGGTGGAGTTCGGCTTGGCCAGCGGCAGCGCCGCCAGCCGGGCCGACGCCGGGACCCTCAGCACCGCCAGGTCGCTGCCCGGCTCCCGTCCCACCACCTCCGCGGTGAACCGGCGCCCGTCGGAGGTCTCCACCGTCACCGGGCCGGACCCGCCCCGCGACAGGATGTGGTCGTTGGTCACGATGTGCTGCTCGTTGTCGATGGCGAAGCCGGAGCCGCTGGCCGACGCGCCGGACGAACCGCCGACCATCACCGAGACCACCCCGGGCACCGTCTTCTCGGCGGCGGTGACCAGCTCCGCCGGCACCGGCGCGGCCGAGGCCGCCGACGGGCCCGGCGCGTCCCGGTCGGCGGCCCAGGTGCCGGCCGCCGCCCCGGAGACGGTGGACAGGGCCACCACGGCCGCCGCGCTCAGCAGCCGGCGACGCCAGCCCCGCCGCGCGGCCTCCCGCTCGGAACCGGGTACGTCCCAGCGCCCGCGGCCGTCCGGGTCCAGCTCCGGCGAGACGAACCACGGGCCCCGCGGTTCGCCGAGTCCGGTCTGCACTGCCATACCTGGGCTCCTCACGTGTCGTGCGTCGTCCGGTCCTTGCGCGGTCAGGGCAGTCGGGAGAACCACCGCAGCGATCCGGCGGCGGCCCCCATGGCGAAGACCAGCCCGAGGCCGATGAAGCGGGCCGAGATGTCCTGCCGTTCGTTGCGGTAACCCACCGACGTGCCGATGTCCTCGTAGACGGCGCGCAGCTCGGCGCTGGTGGACGCCTCGTGGAAGCCGCCCCCGGTCTCCTCGGCGACCGCCTTGAGGGTCTGCCCGTCGACCGGCACCTGGATCGCCCGCCCACCCCGGTCGACCGAGCCGGTCGGCGTGCCGAACGAGATGGTGTGCACCGGCACCTTGGCCGCCACGGCCTGGCCGGCCGCCTCCAGCGGATCCATGCCGGACGTGTTCGCCCCGTCGGAGAGGATGATGATCCGCGCCGGCGGCGGGTCCTTGGCGGCCTTGGCGTCCAGGCTCTTGACCGCGCCCAGCGAGGTGCTGATCGCCTCGCCGATGGCGGTGCCCTGCACCCCGGTGATCCCCTCGGCGAGCCGCTCGACCCCCTCGTCCAGGGCGTCGCGGTCGGTGCTCGGGGGCACCAGCACCGCCGCGCTGCCGGCGAACGCGACGAGTCCCACGTTGAACTCGTCCGGCAGCCCGTCGACGAACCGGCGGGCGGCCTCCTTGGCGGCGGTCAGCCGGTCCGGATCGACGTCGCCGGCCAGCATCGAGGTGGACACGTCCACCGCCACCATCACGGTGGCCCGTTCCCGGGGCACCCGCACCTCGGCGTTGGGCCGGGCGAAGCCGACCACCAGCAGCGCGAGCATGGCGAGGAAGAGTCCCGCCGGGACGTGCCGGCGCCAGGCCGGCCGCTGCGGGGCGACCCGGTCCAGCAGCCGCAGGTTGGTGAAGCGCACCGCGTACCGGCTCTGCCGGCGCTGCATGGCCAGGTAGCCGACGACCAGCGCGGCGACGCCCAGCAGGAGCCAGAGGCGGGCGGGCGACTGCCAGGTCACGCCCCACCTCCCCGGGGCGCGGCGGGCGCGGCCGCGAGCCGGCGCTGGGCGTGCACGTGCCGGACGATGTCCGCGCCCCAGTCCCGGTCGGTGCGCAGCGCCAGGTGCGTCGCGCCGGACCGGCGCAGCGCGTCCCGCACCTGGTCGCGCTGGGCGGCGGCGGCCCGGGCGTACCGCTCGCGCAGGCCCGGGTCGCCGGTCCACACCTCG is part of the Micromonospora halotolerans genome and encodes:
- a CDS encoding S1C family serine protease codes for the protein MAVQTGLGEPRGPWFVSPELDPDGRGRWDVPGSEREAARRGWRRRLLSAAAVVALSTVSGAAAGTWAADRDAPGPSAASAAPVPAELVTAAEKTVPGVVSVMVGGSSGASASGSGFAIDNEQHIVTNDHILSRGGSGPVTVETSDGRRFTAEVVGREPGSDLAVLRVPASARLAALPLAKPNSTRVGEPVLAVGSPLGLAGTVTAGIVSALNRQVRIGNGRHTAVQTDASINPGNSGGPLVNARGEVVGVNTAIATIDGNGSIGIGFAIPIDQVQQTADTIIGRGG
- a CDS encoding VWA domain-containing protein encodes the protein MTWQSPARLWLLLGVAALVVGYLAMQRRQSRYAVRFTNLRLLDRVAPQRPAWRRHVPAGLFLAMLALLVVGFARPNAEVRVPRERATVMVAVDVSTSMLAGDVDPDRLTAAKEAARRFVDGLPDEFNVGLVAFAGSAAVLVPPSTDRDALDEGVERLAEGITGVQGTAIGEAISTSLGAVKSLDAKAAKDPPPARIIILSDGANTSGMDPLEAAGQAVAAKVPVHTISFGTPTGSVDRGGRAIQVPVDGQTLKAVAEETGGGFHEASTSAELRAVYEDIGTSVGYRNERQDISARFIGLGLVFAMGAAAGSLRWFSRLP